Proteins from one Bacteroides mediterraneensis genomic window:
- a CDS encoding response regulator → MRIDYKILWFEDNKASYNTKKDFIKDIVEDFSFNFIEPQNEIDGKNLETLDYANYDLIIADMTLSGGVTAMTLMEAIRKKSIFTEVLFYSSDGEEAVRAELAKHSIDGAYCSGRDNEDFEYKAKEVIRTLIKKTQDLTNMRGLVMAEVSELDHMMEEIIIKYFTDPHGKTIPERESLFKEIMDRFDEDYRNNLKKTDDKCSKKCIHKIRNKSIVEIVSSLFFESYKKARTIDKIIRTEGVDVENFLDNYKKEIIDTRNLLAHCESKKIDGKEVLVTKKGSEEVFDDNKFIDIRRNIIKYHKVFQNLKF, encoded by the coding sequence ATGAGAATAGATTATAAAATACTTTGGTTTGAAGATAATAAAGCATCTTATAATACCAAAAAAGATTTCATTAAAGATATAGTTGAGGATTTTAGCTTTAACTTTATTGAACCACAGAATGAAATTGATGGTAAAAATTTGGAAACATTGGATTATGCAAACTATGATTTAATCATAGCAGATATGACACTATCAGGCGGTGTAACAGCTATGACATTAATGGAAGCAATTCGAAAAAAATCAATATTCACAGAAGTTCTATTTTATTCTTCAGATGGGGAAGAAGCTGTAAGAGCAGAATTAGCTAAACATAGCATAGACGGAGCATATTGTTCAGGAAGAGATAACGAGGACTTTGAGTATAAAGCCAAAGAAGTAATCAGGACATTAATCAAAAAAACTCAAGACCTAACTAATATGCGCGGATTAGTTATGGCAGAAGTGAGTGAATTAGACCATATGATGGAAGAAATCATTATTAAATATTTTACAGATCCACATGGAAAAACTATCCCAGAAAGAGAAAGTTTATTTAAAGAGATTATGGATAGATTTGATGAGGACTATAGAAACAACTTAAAGAAAACAGATGATAAATGTTCTAAAAAATGTATTCATAAAATCAGAAATAAGTCTATTGTTGAAATTGTAAGTAGTTTATTCTTTGAATCTTATAAAAAAGCTAGAACTATAGATAAAATAATAAGAACTGAGGGAGTAGATGTTGAAAATTTTCTTGACAATTACAAAAAAGAAATTATAGATACAAGAAATTTATTAGCCCATTGTGAAAGTAAAAAGATAGACGGAAAAGAAGTTCTTGTTACCAAAAAAGGTAGCGAGGAAGTTTTTGACGATAATAAATTTATTGATATTAGAAG